Proteins co-encoded in one Methylomonas albis genomic window:
- a CDS encoding type II toxin-antitoxin system VapC family toxin codes for MKLLLDTHLLLWAAGSPDLLPEQARRMLEDMQNQLFFSAASLWEIAIKRGLGRDDFQVDARVLRRGLLDNGYTEIPIGSDHAVFIESLPPIHKDPFDRILVAQANVEGIRLLTADALVAKYPGPVRLV; via the coding sequence ATGAAACTGCTGCTTGATACCCATCTGCTGCTTTGGGCGGCTGGCTCGCCAGATTTGCTACCTGAACAAGCTCGCCGGATGTTGGAAGATATGCAAAACCAGCTATTTTTCAGCGCCGCCAGCCTCTGGGAAATCGCCATCAAACGCGGCCTCGGCCGTGACGATTTTCAAGTAGACGCAAGAGTGCTGCGGCGCGGTTTGCTGGACAACGGCTATACCGAAATCCCCATCGGCAGCGATCACGCGGTTTTCATCGAAAGTCTACCGCCCATCCACAAAGACCCGTTCGACCGCATCTTGGTTGCGCAAGCCAACGTAGAAGGTATAAGGCTTTTAACTGCCGATGCACTGGTTGCAAAATATCCGGGGCCGGTCAGGTTAGTTTGA
- a CDS encoding type II toxin-antitoxin system Phd/YefM family antitoxin, with product MQTVNIHEAKTHLSRLVEQAAKGEPFVIAKAGKQLVKVSALDSPTRDQVRRLGFLSGYIKVPDDFDRMGGEDIAQLFAYDETAA from the coding sequence GTGCAAACCGTCAACATCCACGAAGCAAAAACTCACTTATCTCGATTGGTTGAACAAGCTGCGAAAGGCGAACCGTTCGTGATTGCCAAGGCGGGTAAACAGCTCGTCAAGGTTTCCGCGCTGGACAGCCCAACGCGCGATCAAGTCCGACGTTTGGGGTTCCTGAGCGGATATATCAAAGTGCCTGACGATTTCGACAGGATGGGCGGCGAAGATATTGCGCAGTTATTCGCATACGATGAAACTGCTGCTTGA
- a CDS encoding inorganic pyrophosphatase yields the protein MNIKHKAHPWHGISPGDNTPDIVTAFIEIVPSDTVKYEIDKDSGYLKIDRPQKFSNMIPTLYGFIPRSYCAEKIAEYAAARSGKPVSKGDGDPLDICVLSERSVTHGDILLQAIPIGGFRLLDGGEADDKIIAVMKGDEFYRQWRDVSDCPESYINRLKHYFLTYKHLPSETSICEITHVYGREEAHEVIKRAMADYQYHFGCQDDE from the coding sequence ATGAATATAAAACACAAAGCCCACCCCTGGCACGGTATCTCGCCCGGCGACAACACCCCGGACATCGTCACGGCCTTTATCGAAATCGTCCCATCCGATACCGTTAAATACGAAATCGACAAAGACAGCGGCTATCTGAAAATCGACCGTCCGCAAAAATTCTCCAACATGATTCCCACTCTGTACGGCTTCATCCCGCGCAGTTATTGCGCGGAAAAAATCGCCGAATACGCGGCCGCCCGGTCCGGCAAACCGGTCAGCAAGGGCGACGGCGACCCTTTGGATATTTGCGTATTGAGCGAACGTAGCGTGACTCACGGCGACATCCTGTTGCAAGCCATTCCCATCGGCGGATTCCGTTTATTAGACGGCGGCGAGGCTGACGACAAGATCATCGCCGTAATGAAAGGCGACGAATTCTACCGGCAATGGCGCGACGTCTCCGACTGCCCGGAATCGTATATCAACCGTTTGAAGCACTACTTCCTGACCTACAAACACTTACCCAGTGAAACAAGCATCTGCGAAATCACCCACGTCTACGGCCGCGAAGAGGCCCATGAAGTAATCAAACGGGCAATGGCGGATTATCAATATCATTTTGGCTGCCAGGACGACGAGTAG